CTAGTTAAGTAAAGTTCAGAGTTAAAAGAACACCTCATGCAACGCCAAGTCAATAAGCAGTCTGTAACATCTTACCTGCTTTTCAGGCCCAAAAGCCCATATTGACCTTGCTGCTAGCACATCCCACTGGTAGCGTTGACGAAAGAAGTCAGTGATTTCCTTTTGCCTTGAGTCCAGGCTAACAAGGCCGTTCTCAATATCTTCAGCCAAGCCCTTTTCCAATGGTTCAGCAACCTGCATTTGAGTTACCGAATTAGACAGACACAGATCACCATTTGCCATGACGAAAGAACTGGAACAGCCAGAATCAAACCAGAAAACACACCAAGAGTAACTAACCATGGTAATTTTGTTCCTCTTGTTGGGTGTTTCAGCAAAGCATTTCATCGAAGAAGTATCAACAACTGTTTCACAAAATGTCACGACTGGATCTGCAACCTGTGCACACACAATGTATCAGAAGTAAGTAAATCTTCTCTGccaaaagaagagggaagaaTAAAGTAAAACATAAATATACCTTCACTTCTACCTCAGAGTAAAGCTCTCTGAGGTCCTTCATTATAGAATCTAGATAAAGCTCACCAGTCCCAAGGATAGTGTGTTCTCCAGACTCTTCCACCTTAGTAACAGCAAGAGGATAACTCTTACTGATTTTACGAAGACCTTCCACCATCTTAGGGAGCTCACTTGGGTTTAGAGGCTCAGCTGCTATTTTCACGACAGGTAGAGTATTGAAACGTAGAGGTCTAAATATGTAGACATCTTCATCCATCTTCATAGGACATATAGTTGCAGTTTTCATAATTGATGCATCTACACCTTCAATAAGAACCCAAGAACCAGCAGGGGCTTTACTAATTGGAACACGGTACCGTGCCTGATACACCCACAACTTAGTAACCTCTTTCACAGTCatatcttcttcatcatcaggAGAATAGCCTTCTCCAAGAACACGCACAGTTTGCCCAGTCTGTATTGTGCCACTATAAACTCGTCCAAAGGCATCAAAGACACTACAGTCAGACTTAGGATACAACTTTGTAACATTAACCATAAGGGGCGCATGTGGATCACATTTTTTCATAGCATCCACAATAGTGGAATCTTGTGGACCAGTGTATATGTGTTCTATCTTCCTTGGAGCAGCATCCTTGACAGAGGGTATGTGTTTCACTAGCATGTCAGTAAAGCCAGTAGAAGTCCCGAAAATTGAGCGACAAGCTAATCTCAGCAAAGGCCTAACATTAAGCTTATAAGCTGCATTGCTCAGCGTCACACCCAGCTCAGAAAGAGTTGCTTCAACCTTACCCTTTGACTCCCCAACAACCTgactatatattttgtacaaaGGTTCAAGGACAAACTCAACAAATGATCTATTAGCTCCTTCCTTTGGAGGCTTCTTTTTGAAGGTTCTAGTGTCAGGGTGATAATATAGGTCTCCCCATAGACGCGATGCAAATTTCTCATGATCAAATTGAATCCCATGGATCTTTAAATAAAGATGAGCAAAAGATTGCAAGGTAAAAGACCAGCCTGCAGAACCACTTGCAAAACAAACATTTCCAGCAGCAGGATCAACCAGTTGAGTGCCACCTACTGTGGTAGAACAAGACGAGATGAGATCATTGATCGCCTCCAGTGTATGCCGTAGCTTGAAATATGCATCATTAGGTGGCAGCTTTAGCTCTGTAATCAATCTATCAACCTGCAATAACACAAAGTAAGAGCAAACTTCAATTTCGAGGTGCTAGTGGAACAAGTTGCAAAAAGAGAATGAAAATGTTATGGCTACCTTGTTAATCACGACAACAATGGGGAGTCTTTCTTGTGTTGCGTGACGAATCGCCCTCTCTGTATTTACCTATTCATCAATGaatgtaaataaataaataaataaataatatatactGCATTcccccaacaaaaaaaaaagtaaaggcACTGTATACATACAAGCAACAGTATACAACACACTTATCTATACTCAGAAGATAGTGCCAGTGGTGGTCATGGATCTGATGGATGGCCATCCACCACTACAGCCGCATCGCACTGCATTTTTTTATGGATTTTGTTCCCTGATTATCCTTATATTACACGATAAACCTTCCACAAGTTATTCTCTTATTATTTGGCCTTCAAATGTCACGATTTACATGGAAAGGTCCAAGATAAACGAGTTGTCATGTATTTACTTAGTGCATCAGTTATTTCACAATTAGCATGTGCAAACACCGAATGTTCTTGGTAACAAGTGTTCGATGCTAAATCACATCAATTTGTTTTGAACAAAATTAGGACCTACATGATTCATTTTTATCTGTAGCAAACACACAGGCACTTAGCTAGTCTGTAACATTCTCTCACAGCTGTGCACATATCCCCCATATTTACATATTGTGCACAAGCAACTGGTACCTTTGCAAATATGTCTAAACTGCAGTGGACCATATAGAATCAGATGTTCATGTTATCTAAGTTCTTCAACCGATGAGTATTGAGCCAAGCTGCTTCTACCGTTATTTGCTAACAGTTGGACACTGTCAACTAGCATTTTCATGTTCTAGTCCATGTTATTGCTTAAGAATGGAATATCTTTAATTAAGATAATCTCACCATCAACTAGTCACAGTGACAAGCACAAACTAACAGAATAATAGAAGATGGCAGTATCGCACAACTTAAATGCAAAATCTGTTGATGGTTCAGCCAATTTCTTCTCTGTTATAACTTATATAGAAGCCTAGTCTAACTTTTAAAGCATTCGATACCATGGACAAAGCCACAGCACTCCATAAGCTGGTCATTTCAAAGAACAACAAGACATCTCCTATTTGTACCATTTATGTTGTCTTGGTTGGATGTATATGGTGCTATTGCAAAACTAAATACATGCTACATTCCCTTCTAATGAAAATCAATAAAACTGTCACTGCGGAATTGAGAATGCCAAAAAAATGGTGAAGGTACATTCATAGCAAATTTCCTATAAAACTAATTAGGTTGTCCAAACTatgttatataaaaattaaacaGACCAAATGCACAACAAAGTATTCGCATTCTGACTTTACTTTAAAGTTTAAACATAAACATAACTAGTAATTCCAGCTTAATTTGTCATTATAGCAAGCAGTTAAGTTTAGTGCAATAGGATAAGTCAAATACCATAACACCCTCGGCAGCATCGACAACAAGCACAGCCCCATCAGCGATCCGCAACGCGGCAGTCATCTCATCGGAAAAATTGACATGCCCAGGTGTGTCCATGATATTGCACAGGTATGACTTGCCATTCCCTCCCTCAAGCACAAGGGACATGGGCACGGCCTTGATGGACACCCGCCGCTCCTGCTCATCCACCCGGGTGTCGGTGAACCTCACATGGCGCTCGCCCTCGGAGTCGAAGGTGTCCACCTCGTGGGTCTGCTCCACGAGCATGTCCATGAACACCGTCTTCCCGTGCTGCAGGTGGCCCACGAGCGCGACGTTGCGCACCAGCGCCGGGttggcggcgaggccgaggaggaagTCGGTGGTGGCGTAGGTGGAGGTGGCCTCCGCGCGGGTGCCGACCTCGAACCTCACGACGCGTGGGGGCGCGACGATGGGCTGCTCTAGCGGCTGCTCATCCTCGTCCATGACGAGCGCCTCCACGCCGGGCCCGTACACCTCCTCGGCGGTGGGGTAGTACTTCTTGTcctcggcgaggacgacggcgctctGGGAcgggtcggcgtcgtcgtcgtcgtcgccgccgtcgacgtccaTGAGAGCGGCGGGGCGGGAGGGGGAGCCCGACGGGGAGCGCgcggagggggaaggggagcggGACGGGGAGGGGGACGGGGAGGCGTCCGCGTCGGAGTCATCGGCGTCGGAGTCGGCGAGCTCCGGGCCGATGTAGTTGCCGAACTCGTCGTAGAGGCTgtcgtccatggcggcggccggcgagatcggagagggaggggccttgccggctagggttttgggcgccggcgcggggaggggggaggTTTGGGATTTGGGTGGAAAGGGGAAGATGCGGCACTTGGGTAGTTCCTgtggtaaaaaaagaaaaaaaaaggaaaaagaaagaagatcGTGTGGCACTATTTTGGAAGGCAAAATTTGTACAGTCCACTCAAAATTTGTATAGTTTTTATAtgagacaaaaaaaatgtatatctTCTCATCG
The Oryza sativa Japonica Group chromosome 6, ASM3414082v1 DNA segment above includes these coding regions:
- the LOC4341492 gene encoding 110 kDa U5 small nuclear ribonucleoprotein component CLO; translation: MDDSLYDEFGNYIGPELADSDADDSDADASPSPSPSRSPSPSARSPSGSPSRPAALMDVDGGDDDDDADPSQSAVVLAEDKKYYPTAEEVYGPGVEALVMDEDEQPLEQPIVAPPRVVRFEVGTRAEATSTYATTDFLLGLAANPALVRNVALVGHLQHGKTVFMDMLVEQTHEVDTFDSEGERHVRFTDTRVDEQERRVSIKAVPMSLVLEGGNGKSYLCNIMDTPGHVNFSDEMTAALRIADGAVLVVDAAEGVMVNTERAIRHATQERLPIVVVINKVDRLITELKLPPNDAYFKLRHTLEAINDLISSCSTTVGGTQLVDPAAGNVCFASGSAGWSFTLQSFAHLYLKIHGIQFDHEKFASRLWGDLYYHPDTRTFKKKPPKEGANRSFVEFVLEPLYKIYSQVVGESKGKVEATLSELGVTLSNAAYKLNVRPLLRLACRSIFGTSTGFTDMLVKHIPSVKDAAPRKIEHIYTGPQDSTIVDAMKKCDPHAPLMVNVTKLYPKSDCSVFDAFGRVYSGTIQTGQTVRVLGEGYSPDDEEDMTVKEVTKLWVYQARYRVPISKAPAGSWVLIEGVDASIMKTATICPMKMDEDVYIFRPLRFNTLPVVKIAAEPLNPSELPKMVEGLRKISKSYPLAVTKVEESGEHTILGTGELYLDSIMKDLRELYSEVEVKVADPVVTFCETVVDTSSMKCFAETPNKRNKITMVAEPLEKGLAEDIENGLVSLDSRQKEITDFFRQRYQWDVLAARSIWAFGPEKQGPNILLDDTLSVEVDKNLLNAVKDSIVQGFQWGAREGPLCDEPIRNVKFKILNANIAPEPLHRGGGQIIPTARRVVYSAFLMANPRLMEPVYYIEIQTPIDCVSAIYTVLSRRRGHVTADVPKPGTPIYVVKAFLPVIESFGFETDLRYHTQGQAFCLSVFDHWAIVPGDPLDKNIVLRPLEPAPIQHLAREFMVKTRRRKGMSEDVSINKFFDEAMMNELAQQAADLHLQMM